DNA from Flavobacterium aestivum:
ATCCGTTATTAAGTATTAATTCTGTGTATATTTTTTTGTTGTATTTGATGCCGATAGCTCCCCCGGAAACATAGGTTTTGTTTTTTTTGAAGGTGAAAATCATTGTGTCATTTTCGAATTCGGCATCCGAAACTTTTTCTACTAGCCAAGTAGATCCCCAATTGAAATATAATTTATTTGGACCAACACAGGTTACATGTTTAACGAGGTCTACTGCTTCTTTTGGGAATTTGTATTTTTGAATCAGTTCACTCTTAGTGTATGATTTACCCATTTCAGCATTTCTTAATAAATTTCGCAAGGGTGAGTTGATGATAACTTCTGCATTTTTTTCTGTTATGACATGAGTTAATGGGACATGTGATAGGTTAGGGTTGCTATCTTGATTGCTTTGAAATTGAGAAGTATTAGAATTTGGAATTTGTCTTTGTATAGCAGTGGCCAAACCTGAATCTTCGTGTGAACTATCTGTTTCTGGGTCTGATACTGATACTGATTCTGATTCTGTTGATTTTTTTATAGTATTATTTGTTTTTGTGGTTGTATTGCTAGGTATAGCAGTTGTAGCTTCTGGATAATCCATTTCTTTTTCTTTGGGCTCGTTTCTTCCACAACTAATTAGTAAAGCAAGAAATATAAAAGAAAATAGTGTTTTTAAATTCTTCATGGTCAGTGTTTAATGCTTTTGTTCTCAAATTTAACTTTTTTTAAATTCTAATGAAACCAAATATGGAAAAATGCAAAAAAAAATCCCAAACATTTAATGAATGGGATTTAATTATTCTAAGAATACGGTTATTAGATAAGTCTAATTGATTTGTTTTACACCTTTAGCGTTATCAAATACATAACTAACTAACCAAGCAATCTGACCTTGTTTAGCAAAATAGATCTTTTTATTTTGGATGTTAGGAATAACTTCAAGAGAAGTCTCCAAAAGGTTAAAAGCAGCTATTAATGATTTTTGCTGGTATGTTTTTAATACTTTTTGCATTTCTACATTACTTTCAGCACCTGTTACAAATCTTTGATAATTGTTTTCTGCAATTGTTCTGATTGCTAAAATGTCATCATATTGTACTTGAGTAAAGTTTTCTTCTGCTTTTACTCCAGTTGATAAGGTGTAGAAAGCCCAAGCTGCACCACCTGAGATGTAAACATTACTTTTTTCTTGAGATTCAGGTCTACTAATGTACATTTTTTTGAAACTCTCTCTCATAGAAGGCAAGTAGTCAAATAAGTTTTCACTGAATTCAAATATTGTTTTTTGTTTACATTTTTTATTGATAAGCTCAGTTAATGTAACAGTTCCTAAATCACATGAAATTGGGAAAAATACTGAAGAACCATTGATTTCTTTGGCATAACCTCCTTTTGTATTTCCTCCTCCAATGTCAATAATTACTGAACTTAAATAATTTTTAGGAGGTATACATCCTCTTAAAAGTAATTTAGCTTCAAGTGATGAAGAAATGATTTCAATTTTTTTGTTTGTTAATTCTTTAATTTTTGCCACTAAGTCATTAGTGTTGTTTGCTAAACCTACACCTGAAGAAGCAACAATGAAAATGTTTTTGTCTTCAATTCGGTATTCAGAAAGCATTTTTTTGTAGTTGTTGTAAACTACTGCACCAGCTTTGTCAATATCTTCTTGCAATAATGCACCGTCTATTCCAATACCAGCTGCGATACCTACGTTTTCAGTCCAAAACTCTTTTACATCGTAGGTGTTTCTTTTTAAATTTTCGACGTCAAGGACAGTCATTTTTATTCCTTTACTTCCTATCTCAATTCCGCCATATAGCTGGGCTTGTGCTGAATAGGAAAGAATAAAACAAGCTATCAAAATGTAAATTTTTTCTTTCATGTTCTTAATTGTTTGGGGTTTTTTGTTGTTTGCAAATCTATATTAAAAATATATGATTTCCTTTTTTTATTTACTTTTTTGTGTAACTTTTTTTTAAAGCTGATTTGTTATTTAATTGTTATTAAAATGTTTATTTTTTTTAACTTATTGATTGTTGGTTGATTTAAAAAAAAATCTATTTTTGCCAAGATAGAAAATTTTTTGCCCCAAAAAAACAAATGATTATGATAAAAAAATACCTCGACAATTTTAAAGATTTTCCAAAAGAGATTTGGATACTTACTTTAATTACATTCATCAACCGTGCAGGGACTATGGTGATACCTTTCTTGTCAAAATACATGAAAGAAAATTTGCAATTCACGTACAGTCAAATTGGCTGGGTTATGGTTTTCTTTGGAGTGGGTTCTATAATAGGAACTTGGCTTAGTGGTAAATTATCTGATAAAATTGGCTTTTATAAAGTCATGGTGTTCAGTTTGTTTACCAGTGGTATAGTGTTTATTTTGTTGCAATATGCAACCACTTTTGAAGCACTTTGTGTAGGTATACTTGTATTGACTACTGTTGCAGATATGTTTAGACCAGCTATGCTTGTATGTTTAAAAACGTTTACTAAAAAAGAAAACAGAGCTCGTGCTTTTGCATTAACGCGTGCAGCGGTTAACTTAGGATTCCTTTTCGGGCCAGTATTAGGTGGTTTGATTATTATGCAAATGGGTTATGAGTACATCTTTTATGTAGATGGAGCAACCTGTATATTAGCAATAATTGTTTTTATGCTTTTTGTTAAGGAAAAAGCGTTGCCTGTGAAGTTGAAAAAGCACCATGATGGTTATAAAAAGGTTTCAATAAGAAAAGATCGCCCTTTTATGTTACATTTATTGATCTGTATGATAACTGGGATACTATTTTTTCAAATTTTCACCACATTACCATTGTATCATAAAGAACGTTTCAATATGTCGGAATTTGATAGTGGGTTACTTTTGAGTTTAAATGGACTTCTTATTTTGCTTTTTGAGCTTCCTATTGTGAATTATGTTATTAAAAATAAAATAGATAATCATAGAGTTATTTTTATTGGACTTTTGTTTATGTCTTCTAGCTTCTTGCTTTTGTTAATGCCTTGGGAAGCTACTTTGATTCCTATGATGTTGTTTATGACATTTGGTGTAATGTTGACTTTCCCATTTGCTAATTCATTTGCAATGGGGAGATCATATGAATCGCATGAAGGGAAATATATGGCTGCTTTTACAATGAGTTATAGTTTTGCTCATATTTTGAGCGCTAAAAGCGGAATGGAAATCATTCAAAGGTCTGGATATGATTCTAACTGGATATTTATGGCAGCTCTAGGATTGGTTGGTTCTTTACTAGTGTTTAAGTTGTTTGCTATGGTTGAGAAAGAAGAAGTAGATACGGATAAGAAAGTAGATGCTATTTTTCTTGATGAATAAAACGGGTCTGTTTTAATTTTATTTAGATTATAGAAACACTTAATCCTGAAAAGGGTTTTATTAGAATAAATTTTAAGCGGTAGTAACATTTTGTTTACTGCCGCTTTTTTTGTTTAATAAGGGCTGGTTTTTGCTTGTTTTTTGATAGTATTTTGAAAGGAGGATAATGTTTTAATCTTAATTAAGAAATGCTCTTGTTGTGTGTTGTAACAGCGTTTCGTGTAGCACTTGTATTTGAATTTATTTGTCGACCTAAAATGTGATTTAATGAAAAAATCCCATCTCGTAATAAACAAGATGGGATTTTATATTTTAAAACTAAATTAGATTATCCTAAAGTAACTCTTTTGAAACCTGAGATTTCAACGTTGAATCCTTTTACATAATCACCTACTTTTTTACTGTCATCTTTGATGAAGTTTTGATCTAATAAAGCTTTCTCTTGATCTAAAGTTGTATTATCAGAAATGAAACGCTGAATTTTTCCTGGAATAATTTTATCCCAAATTTGTTCTGGTTTTCCTTCGGCTTTTAATTCAGCTTTAGCATCTTCTTCAGCTTGTTTGATAACTTCTTCAGTTAATTGAGAGAAAGAAATGTATTTAGGAACATTTTTTAAAGTTTTTCCTAAACGTTTTGCCTCTTCATTTTCTTTTTCGATTATTGCAATACGAGCAGCAAGTTCAGAAGCAACGAAAGATGGGTCAAAATCTTTGTAAGATAATGTGTCAGCTCCCATAGAAGCAACTTGCATAGAGATGTCTTTAGTTAAAACGTCACCATTAGCAATTGGTGCAGAAATTGCAGTTAATGCAGCAATCTTGTTAACGTGAACATAAGATCCTACGAAAGCGCCTTCTAAAATTTCAAAGCCACCGATTTCGATTTTTTCACCGATAACACCAGTTTGCTCGATTAATTTTTCAGCAACAGTAATTCCGTTGAAATCTGAAGCTAAAAATTCCTCTTTTGAAGAAAAGTTAATAGCTCTTTCAACTAATTCTTTAGCTAAAGTTACGAAAGCTTCGTTTTTACCTACGAAATCTGTCTCACAGTTTAAAGTGATGATAGCTCCTTTAGTTTTGTCAGCATTAATAAAAGAAACAGCAGCTCCTTCTGAAGACTCACGGTCAGAACGGTTAGCAGCAACTTTTTGTCCTTTTTCTCTAAGGTTTTGTATAGCTTTATCGAAATCTCCATCAGCTTCAACTAAAGCTTTTTTACAGTCCATCATTCCGGCACCTGTAGTTTGTCTTAATTTATTTACGTCTGCAGCAGTAATTGTTGCCATAATATTTTGAATTTTAATGTTAAAAGTAAAAATTCCAATCTTCAAATCCCAAATTCCAACGTTATCAGATGGTTAAAAATCTGATTTTGGAATTTGGAATTTAAATTTGGAATTTAAAATTTGATTTATTCTTCAGTTGCTGGAGCCTCGTTAGCTTCAACTGCTGGAGCTTCAGCTTCAGCAACAACTTCATTAGCATCAGTTTCTTTATCAGAAGTTCTGTTTGCAAGACCATCGATAATTGAAGTAGTTACTAAAGATAAAATTTTATCAATTGATTTAGAAGCATCATCATTTGCAGGGATAACATAATCTACTTCACGTGGATCAGAGTTAGTATCAACCATTGCGAAAACTGGAATGTTTAATTTTTGTGCTTCTTTTATTGCGATGTGTTCAGCTTTGATATCTACTACGAACAATGCAGCAGGTAGTCTAGACATATCTGCGATTGATCCTAAGTTTTTCTCTAATTTAGCACGAAGACGATCAACTTGCAAACGCTCTTTTTTAGATAGAGTGTTGAAAGTACCATCTTTCTTCATTTTATCAATAGAAGACATTTTTTTAACTGCCTTTCTGATAGTTACGAAGTTAGTTAGCATTCCACCTGGCCATCTTTCAGTGATGTAAGGCATGTTTGCAGCTTTTGCTTTATCAGCAACGATGTCTTTTGCTTGTTTCTTGGTAGCAACAAATAATATTTTTCTACCTGATGCAGCGATTTTTTTCAAAGCTTCGTTAGCTTCTTCGATTTTTGCTGCAGTTTTATATAGATTGATAATGTGTATACCATTACGTTCCATATAAATGTAAGGAGCCATATTTGGGTCCCATTTTCTAGTCATGTGTCCAAAATGAACACCTGCTTCTAGTAATTCTTTTACTTCTACTTTGTTTGACATTTTTGTACTAGTTTACGTTCTGTTGATTAGCAATGTCCCGTTTTAGATTTAATGATTTAAAAATTCAAAGAGTTAAAAATTTTAGAGTCTAATTTTTTTAATTATTCAATTTTTAATCTTTTAATCCCGGTTTCATTTAGATGCTAAACTAATTTCCAACCTCGGCTGGACAACAACAACATTGTTTTAATTTTTTTAATACATTCTAGAATGTCTTGTACGAATAATACAAGACAGGTAATATTAACGTTTAGAGAATTGGAATCTCTTACGAGCTTTCTTCTGACCGAATTTCTTACGTTCAACCATTCTTGGGTCTCTAGTTAATAAACCTTCTGGTTTCAAGATAGCTCTGTTTTCAGCATTTACATCACACATAACACGTGCCAATGCCATTCTTACAGCTTCTGCTTGTCCATTTGAACCACCTCCATAAACGTTTACTTTTACGTCAAAGTTTGATGCGTTCTCTGTCATAGACATTGGTTGCAAAACTTTGTATTGTAAAGTTGCAGTTGGGAAATAAGTTGCGAATGGCTTTTTGTTTACAGTGATTACTCCTGTTCCTTCAGAAACATAAACACGTGCAACAGCGGTTTTTCTTCTACCGATTTTGTGAATAACTCCCATTACTTAAGATCGTTTAGGTTAACAGTTCTAGGTTTTTGAGCTCCTTGTTTGTGCTCTGAACCAACAACAACATTTAAATTTCTAAAAAGTTCAGCTCCTAATTTGTTTTTAGGTAACATCCCTTTTACAGCTTTCTCTACTAATAATGCAGGGTTTTTAGCTTGCAATACTTTGGCAGTTAAAGTTCTTTGTCCTCCAGGGTAACCAGTGTGACGGATGTATGTTTTCTCATCCATTTTGTTACCTGTAAGGTTGATTTTTTCTGCGTTGATAACGATTACGTTATCTCCACAGTCCACGTGTGGTGTATAACTTGGTTTGTATTTACCTCTTAAAATCATAGCGACTTTTGAAGCAAGACGACCTAAGTTATGACCGTCAGCGTCTACAACGATCCATTCTTTTGTAGAATTGGCTTTTGTTGCTGAAATTGTCTTGTAGCTTAATGCGTTCACAATAATATATTTTAATTAAACATTCCATCCCCAATAAAGGGGTTGCAAAAGTACAATTAATTATTTTAAATCCAAATAGCTTAATTGATTATTTTTCAATATGGTTGGTCCTGATTATCAAATGTATATTTAAGGTATTTTATTTTTATTTTTATTGAAGATCCTTTATTTGCAGTATTTTGCATCAAAAATCTTTTTGGTATAGTAAAATTTTTGTACTTTTCGCTTTTATCAGTTTAAATACTTGATTTTTTATTGCTTTTTTTACAATAATGAAGCTAAGTATTGAAAAATCCTAATTTTTTTATTTTAAAGTTTCTAAAATACCACCTAAATTCTAAATTCCAATGAAAGCAAAGGCTACATTAAAACAAATTGCGAAAGAACTTAATGTTTCAGTATCTACCGTTTCTAAAGCACTTAATGACAGTCCCGAGATTAGTGAACAAACAAAAATTAGAATTAAAGAATATGCAAAACTAAAAAATTACAAACCCAATGTTATCGGATTGAATCTAAAAAACAGAAAAACCAAAACCATTGGAGTAATTATTCCTAATATTTTAAACTCTTTTTTTGCAAAAGTATTTAGTGGAATAGAAAAAGTGGCTGATAAAAAAGGATACAATGTAATTATGTGTATCTCTAATGAGTCGATCGAAAAAGAAGCGCATACCTTAGAGATGTTGAGTAATGGTACTATTGATGGATTTATATTGTCAATTTCCGAAGAAGCTCAGAAGTTAGAAGATTACAATCATTTTAAACATACTATTGTTGATGGTACTCCTATTGTAATGTTTGACAGGACAACAGACGAGGTTGAGTGTGACAAGGTTATTGTAGATGATTTTGATTCAGGGTTAAATGCTACTCAGCATTTGATCGATTTAGGATGCAAGAATATCGCGATGTTTTCTTCGATAGATAATTTAAGTGTTGGTAAGTTAAGAGCTGATGGTTATTTTAAAGCTTTGAAAGATAATAATATTACAGTAAATGAAAACATTATTGTACGTACGGATACAGAACTTGATTTAAAGGAACAAATAGAGGAAGTTTATTCCAATAATCTTGTTGATGGTGTTTTTGCTTTGGATGAGAATGATTCGGTTGCCGCGCTAAAAATAGGAGTCAAAAAAGGATATAAAATTCCAAAGGATCTTAAAATTATTGGTTTTGCTGATGGTATCCTAGCTTCTAGACGTTTGTCGCCTAGTTTGACTACAGTAAGTCAACACGGTGTTGAAATTGGAGAAGTAGCCGCAAAATTACTCATCAAAAGATTGGAGTCTGAAGAAGAGGAGGAAAGTCCGTATGAAACGTTAGTGATTAGAACAAAGCTTAAAGAAAGAGAATCTACCGGAAGAGTGTAAAGAGTCTAAAAATATAGAACTTAAACATAAAAAAGGCAATCAAGAAAAAATCTGATTGCCTTTTTTTATGTTTAAAAGTGAGTGCTTATCTAAAAATTATTTTTTGTTCTTTTTCCCTCCATTTCCATTGTTCGAATTGTATGCTTTTTCACTTTTTTTATCATCATTGTTTTTTGCAGGTTTGGCTACTTTGTATTTCTCTTTGTGCTTAGAATTTTCTTTCCAAGGATCGTCTCCCTCAAAATCAAAGTCATTATAGCTTCCTACTAAATGTATAGAAGTAGGTAAATTGACTACTGTAGTCCATCTGCCAGCTGTAAAGTAGGTGTATCTCTTGACTATCGGGTCAAAATATACATTGGCTTCCGGATAATATCTGTATTTCTTTTTCAC
Protein-coding regions in this window:
- a CDS encoding Ppx/GppA phosphatase family protein; translated protein: MKEKIYILIACFILSYSAQAQLYGGIEIGSKGIKMTVLDVENLKRNTYDVKEFWTENVGIAAGIGIDGALLQEDIDKAGAVVYNNYKKMLSEYRIEDKNIFIVASSGVGLANNTNDLVAKIKELTNKKIEIISSSLEAKLLLRGCIPPKNYLSSVIIDIGGGNTKGGYAKEINGSSVFFPISCDLGTVTLTELINKKCKQKTIFEFSENLFDYLPSMRESFKKMYISRPESQEKSNVYISGGAAWAFYTLSTGVKAEENFTQVQYDDILAIRTIAENNYQRFVTGAESNVEMQKVLKTYQQKSLIAAFNLLETSLEVIPNIQNKKIYFAKQGQIAWLVSYVFDNAKGVKQIN
- a CDS encoding MFS transporter, which produces MIKKYLDNFKDFPKEIWILTLITFINRAGTMVIPFLSKYMKENLQFTYSQIGWVMVFFGVGSIIGTWLSGKLSDKIGFYKVMVFSLFTSGIVFILLQYATTFEALCVGILVLTTVADMFRPAMLVCLKTFTKKENRARAFALTRAAVNLGFLFGPVLGGLIIMQMGYEYIFYVDGATCILAIIVFMLFVKEKALPVKLKKHHDGYKKVSIRKDRPFMLHLLICMITGILFFQIFTTLPLYHKERFNMSEFDSGLLLSLNGLLILLFELPIVNYVIKNKIDNHRVIFIGLLFMSSSFLLLLMPWEATLIPMMLFMTFGVMLTFPFANSFAMGRSYESHEGKYMAAFTMSYSFAHILSAKSGMEIIQRSGYDSNWIFMAALGLVGSLLVFKLFAMVEKEEVDTDKKVDAIFLDE
- the tsf gene encoding translation elongation factor Ts, producing the protein MATITAADVNKLRQTTGAGMMDCKKALVEADGDFDKAIQNLREKGQKVAANRSDRESSEGAAVSFINADKTKGAIITLNCETDFVGKNEAFVTLAKELVERAINFSSKEEFLASDFNGITVAEKLIEQTGVIGEKIEIGGFEILEGAFVGSYVHVNKIAALTAISAPIANGDVLTKDISMQVASMGADTLSYKDFDPSFVASELAARIAIIEKENEEAKRLGKTLKNVPKYISFSQLTEEVIKQAEEDAKAELKAEGKPEQIWDKIIPGKIQRFISDNTTLDQEKALLDQNFIKDDSKKVGDYVKGFNVEISGFKRVTLG
- the rpsB gene encoding 30S ribosomal protein S2, giving the protein MSNKVEVKELLEAGVHFGHMTRKWDPNMAPYIYMERNGIHIINLYKTAAKIEEANEALKKIAASGRKILFVATKKQAKDIVADKAKAANMPYITERWPGGMLTNFVTIRKAVKKMSSIDKMKKDGTFNTLSKKERLQVDRLRAKLEKNLGSIADMSRLPAALFVVDIKAEHIAIKEAQKLNIPVFAMVDTNSDPREVDYVIPANDDASKSIDKILSLVTTSIIDGLANRTSDKETDANEVVAEAEAPAVEANEAPATEE
- the rpsI gene encoding 30S ribosomal protein S9 — encoded protein: MGVIHKIGRRKTAVARVYVSEGTGVITVNKKPFATYFPTATLQYKVLQPMSMTENASNFDVKVNVYGGGSNGQAEAVRMALARVMCDVNAENRAILKPEGLLTRDPRMVERKKFGQKKARKRFQFSKR
- the rplM gene encoding 50S ribosomal protein L13 — translated: MNALSYKTISATKANSTKEWIVVDADGHNLGRLASKVAMILRGKYKPSYTPHVDCGDNVIVINAEKINLTGNKMDEKTYIRHTGYPGGQRTLTAKVLQAKNPALLVEKAVKGMLPKNKLGAELFRNLNVVVGSEHKQGAQKPRTVNLNDLK
- a CDS encoding LacI family DNA-binding transcriptional regulator, yielding MKAKATLKQIAKELNVSVSTVSKALNDSPEISEQTKIRIKEYAKLKNYKPNVIGLNLKNRKTKTIGVIIPNILNSFFAKVFSGIEKVADKKGYNVIMCISNESIEKEAHTLEMLSNGTIDGFILSISEEAQKLEDYNHFKHTIVDGTPIVMFDRTTDEVECDKVIVDDFDSGLNATQHLIDLGCKNIAMFSSIDNLSVGKLRADGYFKALKDNNITVNENIIVRTDTELDLKEQIEEVYSNNLVDGVFALDENDSVAALKIGVKKGYKIPKDLKIIGFADGILASRRLSPSLTTVSQHGVEIGEVAAKLLIKRLESEEEEESPYETLVIRTKLKERESTGRV